A single window of Gossypium hirsutum isolate 1008001.06 chromosome A10, Gossypium_hirsutum_v2.1, whole genome shotgun sequence DNA harbors:
- the LOC107896977 gene encoding WD repeat-containing protein LWD1-like isoform X1, giving the protein MAASSDPNPEGSDEQQKRSEIYTYEAPWHIYAMNWSVRRDKKYRLAIASLLEHYNNRLEIVQLDDSNGEIRSDPNLSFDHPYPPTKTIFIPDKECQKPDLLATSSDFLRIWRISDDHSRVDLKSLLNGNKNSEFCGPLTSFDWNEAEPKRIGTSSIDTTCTIWDIERETVDTQLIAHDKEVYDIAWGGVGVFASVSADGSVRVFDLRDKEHSTIIYESSEPDTPLVRLGWNKQDPRYMATIIMDSAKVVVLDIRFPTLPVVELQRHQASVNAIAWAPHSSCHICTAGDDSQALIWDLSSMSQPVEGGLDPILAYTAGAEIEQLQWSSSQPDWVAIAFSTKLQILRL; this is encoded by the exons ATGGCCGCTAGCAGCGATCCTAACCCGGAGGGTTCCGATGAGCAGCAGAAACGATCCGAGATATACACTTACGAGGCCCCTTGGCATATCTACGCCATGAACTGGAGTGTCCGCCGCGACAAGAAATACCGTCTCGCCATCGCCAGCTTGCTCGAGCATTACAACAACCGCCTTGAGATTGTCCAGCTCGATGACTCCAATGGCGAGATCCGATCGGACCCAAATCTCTCCTTCGATCATCCTTATCCCCCGACCAAGACCATCTTCATCCCCGACAAGGAGTGCCAGAAACCCGACCTTCTCGCCACGTCCTCCGACTTCCTCCGCATTTGGCGCATCTCCGATGACCACTCCCGCGTCGACCTCAAGTCTCTCCTTAATGGCAATAAGAACAGTGAATTCTGCGGTCCTCTTACCTCCTTCGACTGGAATGAGGCGGAGCCCAAGCGAATCGGCACCTCCTCCATTGATACGACTTGTACTATATGGGATATCGAGAGGGAGACGGTGGATACCCAGCTTATCGCCCACGATAAGGAGGTTTATGATATTGCCTGGGGCGGCGTCGGTGTTTTTGCTTCCGTCTCTGCTGATGGGTCCGTTAGGGTTTTCGACCTGCGCGACAAGGAGCACTCCACTATCATTTATGAAAGTTCGGAGCCCGATACTCCGCTTGTACGGTTGGGGTGGAACAAGCAGGACCCGAGATATATGGCTACTATAATTATGGACAGTGCTAAGGTTGTTGTTTTGGATATCCGCTTCCCGACACTGCCGGTAGTTGAGCTGCAGAGGCACCAGGCTAGCGTCAATGCCATCGCATGGGCACCCCACAGCTCTTGCCACATTTGCACCGCCGGGGATGATTCCCAGGCCTTGATTTGGGACTTGTCCTCCATGAGTCAGCCTGTGGAGGGTGGGCTTGACCCCATCCTTGCCTACACCGCTGGGGCTGAAATCGAGCAGTTACAGTGGTCATCTTCCCAGCCTGATTGGGTTGCCATCGCCTTCTCCACCAAGCTTCAGATTCTCAGG TTGTGA
- the LOC107896977 gene encoding WD repeat-containing protein LWD1-like: MAASSDPNPEGSDEQQKRSEIYTYEAPWHIYAMNWSVRRDKKYRLAIASLLEHYNNRLEIVQLDDSNGEIRSDPNLSFDHPYPPTKTIFIPDKECQKPDLLATSSDFLRIWRISDDHSRVDLKSLLNGNKNSEFCGPLTSFDWNEAEPKRIGTSSIDTTCTIWDIERETVDTQLIAHDKEVYDIAWGGVGVFASVSADGSVRVFDLRDKEHSTIIYESSEPDTPLVRLGWNKQDPRYMATIIMDSAKVVVLDIRFPTLPVVELQRHQASVNAIAWAPHSSCHICTAGDDSQALIWDLSSMSQPVEGGLDPILAYTAGAEIEQLQWSSSQPDWVAIAFSTKLQILRV, translated from the coding sequence ATGGCCGCTAGCAGCGATCCTAACCCGGAGGGTTCCGATGAGCAGCAGAAACGATCCGAGATATACACTTACGAGGCCCCTTGGCATATCTACGCCATGAACTGGAGTGTCCGCCGCGACAAGAAATACCGTCTCGCCATCGCCAGCTTGCTCGAGCATTACAACAACCGCCTTGAGATTGTCCAGCTCGATGACTCCAATGGCGAGATCCGATCGGACCCAAATCTCTCCTTCGATCATCCTTATCCCCCGACCAAGACCATCTTCATCCCCGACAAGGAGTGCCAGAAACCCGACCTTCTCGCCACGTCCTCCGACTTCCTCCGCATTTGGCGCATCTCCGATGACCACTCCCGCGTCGACCTCAAGTCTCTCCTTAATGGCAATAAGAACAGTGAATTCTGCGGTCCTCTTACCTCCTTCGACTGGAATGAGGCGGAGCCCAAGCGAATCGGCACCTCCTCCATTGATACGACTTGTACTATATGGGATATCGAGAGGGAGACGGTGGATACCCAGCTTATCGCCCACGATAAGGAGGTTTATGATATTGCCTGGGGCGGCGTCGGTGTTTTTGCTTCCGTCTCTGCTGATGGGTCCGTTAGGGTTTTCGACCTGCGCGACAAGGAGCACTCCACTATCATTTATGAAAGTTCGGAGCCCGATACTCCGCTTGTACGGTTGGGGTGGAACAAGCAGGACCCGAGATATATGGCTACTATAATTATGGACAGTGCTAAGGTTGTTGTTTTGGATATCCGCTTCCCGACACTGCCGGTAGTTGAGCTGCAGAGGCACCAGGCTAGCGTCAATGCCATCGCATGGGCACCCCACAGCTCTTGCCACATTTGCACCGCCGGGGATGATTCCCAGGCCTTGATTTGGGACTTGTCCTCCATGAGTCAGCCTGTGGAGGGTGGGCTTGACCCCATCCTTGCCTACACCGCTGGGGCTGAAATCGAGCAGTTACAGTGGTCATCTTCCCAGCCTGATTGGGTTGCCATCGCCTTCTCCACCAAGCTTCAGATTCTCAGGGTATGA